The following are from one region of the Gemmatimonadales bacterium genome:
- a CDS encoding GNAT family N-acetyltransferase encodes MPFPESFATARLVAERLREEHYGDLLRMHSDPAQMAMLGGVRDEAQTAEYLAKNLAHWAAHGFGAWMLRDGVSRGIVGRAILRHLDVDGVDEVEVGYSLDPACWGRGLATEIAAACLEHARDDLELATVVAVTLPDNAPSRRVLEKAGLAYERDWMHGGRLHVLYRIRFPSTHG; translated from the coding sequence ATGCCCTTCCCGGAGAGCTTCGCCACCGCGCGCCTCGTGGCCGAACGCCTGCGCGAGGAGCACTACGGCGATCTGCTGCGGATGCACTCCGACCCCGCGCAGATGGCGATGCTCGGCGGCGTGCGGGACGAGGCACAGACCGCCGAGTACCTGGCGAAGAACCTCGCCCACTGGGCGGCGCACGGCTTCGGGGCCTGGATGCTGCGGGACGGCGTGAGCCGCGGGATCGTGGGCCGGGCCATCCTGCGCCACCTCGACGTGGACGGCGTGGACGAGGTCGAGGTGGGCTACTCCCTCGACCCGGCCTGCTGGGGACGGGGACTCGCGACCGAGATCGCCGCGGCCTGCCTCGAGCACGCGAGAGACGACCTCGAGCTGGCGACCGTGGTGGCGGTGACGCTCCCCGACAATGCCCCGTCACGGCGGGTGCTCGAGAAGGCCGGGCTGGCGTACGAGCGCGACTGGATGCACGGGGGCCGGCTGCACGTGCTCTACCGGATCCGCTTCCCCTCAACCCACGGATGA
- a CDS encoding carboxymuconolactone decarboxylase family protein: protein MKPRINYAKTAPGVYDAMDALDRYLAGCGLQKPLLFLVQLRASQLNGCAYCIDMHWKDLRAAGEKEQRLYGLDAWRESPYYTDREKAALAWAEAVTRIADGHAPDAAHEEARAQFSERELADLTLAVATINAWNRLSIAARLTPGTYQPAAA from the coding sequence ATGAAGCCGCGGATCAACTACGCCAAGACCGCGCCGGGCGTGTACGACGCGATGGACGCGCTGGACCGGTATCTCGCCGGATGCGGGCTCCAGAAGCCGCTGCTGTTCCTGGTGCAGCTCAGGGCGTCACAGCTCAACGGCTGCGCCTACTGCATCGACATGCACTGGAAGGACCTGCGGGCGGCCGGCGAGAAGGAGCAGCGGCTCTACGGCCTCGACGCGTGGCGGGAGTCGCCGTACTACACGGACCGCGAGAAGGCGGCGCTGGCCTGGGCGGAGGCCGTGACGCGGATCGCGGACGGCCACGCGCCGGACGCGGCGCACGAGGAGGCGAGGGCGCAGTTCAGCGAGCGCGAGCTGGCCGACCTGACGCTGGCGGTGGCGACGATCAACGCGTGGAACCGGCTCTCGATCGCGGCACGCCTGACGCCCGGCACCTACCAGCCAGCGGCCGCGTGA
- a CDS encoding PLP-dependent aminotransferase family protein, which yields MASRRAAQPAPDLLVVVDPDASAPLHRQVYAGLRDAIVAGRLATGARLPSTRALAAELDVARNTVTTAFEQLRAEGYVAGRTGGGTRVCEVIPDEMLRARPALRASSLRGVRDAAPAGTATPSAPRLSRRGTALVAAASIFPSAAETPQAFSLGTPALDAFPVKLWARLVARRWRRPPSLGYGDPAGYAPLRRAVAGYVAAARGVRCSFEQVVIVSGAQHGLDLAARLLLDPGDAAWVEDPGYPGARSAFKAAGARLVPVPVDAEGVRVSVGRREAPRARLVHVTPSHQFPLGGSLSPRRRLELLAWAHEADAWIVEDDYDSEFRYAGRPLPSLQGLDERGRVLYLGSFGKTLHPGLRLGYLVVPAGAVDAFAAARSVGDRHPPLFDQAVVADFLDQGHFVRHLRRMRRLYAERQQALVEAARRSLGGLLELPPEAAGIHLVGQLPPGVDAGEA from the coding sequence ATGGCCAGCCGCCGAGCCGCGCAGCCCGCCCCCGATCTCCTGGTCGTCGTGGACCCCGACGCCTCGGCTCCGCTGCACCGCCAGGTGTACGCGGGACTGCGGGACGCGATCGTGGCCGGTCGCCTCGCCACGGGAGCGCGCCTGCCCTCGACCCGTGCCCTCGCCGCCGAGCTGGACGTGGCTCGCAACACCGTGACGACAGCATTCGAGCAGCTCCGCGCCGAGGGCTACGTCGCCGGCCGGACGGGCGGGGGAACGCGTGTCTGCGAGGTGATCCCCGACGAGATGCTGCGCGCGCGGCCGGCGCTGCGCGCATCGTCCCTCCGAGGCGTGCGCGACGCGGCGCCGGCCGGCACAGCCACGCCGAGCGCGCCGAGGCTCTCGCGCCGCGGCACCGCGCTCGTCGCCGCCGCGAGCATCTTCCCCTCGGCGGCCGAGACGCCGCAGGCCTTCAGCCTGGGCACGCCGGCCCTCGACGCGTTCCCGGTGAAGCTCTGGGCTCGGCTGGTGGCCCGGCGCTGGCGGCGCCCGCCGTCGCTCGGCTACGGCGATCCCGCGGGCTACGCGCCGCTGCGCCGCGCCGTCGCCGGCTACGTCGCGGCCGCGCGCGGCGTGCGCTGCTCGTTCGAGCAGGTGGTGATCGTGAGCGGGGCCCAGCACGGGCTCGACCTCGCGGCGCGCCTCCTGCTCGATCCGGGCGACGCGGCGTGGGTCGAGGATCCGGGTTACCCCGGCGCCCGCAGCGCCTTCAAGGCCGCCGGCGCGCGCCTGGTGCCGGTGCCCGTGGACGCCGAGGGCGTCCGGGTGTCCGTCGGGCGGCGCGAGGCTCCGCGCGCCCGGCTCGTCCACGTCACGCCGTCGCATCAGTTCCCGCTCGGCGGCTCGCTGAGCCCGCGCCGCCGCCTGGAGCTGCTGGCGTGGGCGCACGAAGCGGACGCGTGGATCGTCGAGGACGACTACGACAGCGAGTTCCGCTACGCCGGCCGCCCGCTGCCGTCCCTGCAGGGGCTGGACGAGCGCGGCCGCGTGCTCTACCTCGGCTCGTTCGGCAAGACGCTCCATCCCGGCCTGAGGCTGGGCTATCTCGTCGTCCCCGCGGGCGCCGTGGATGCCTTCGCCGCCGCGCGCTCGGTCGGCGACCGCCACCCGCCGTTGTTCGACCAGGCGGTCGTCGCCGACTTCCTCGACCAGGGGCACTTCGTGCGCCACCTGAGGCGGATGCGCCGGCTCTATGCCGAGCGACAGCAGGCGCTGGTCGAGGCCGCCCGGCGCTCGCTCGGCGGGCTGCTGGAGCTGCCCCCCGAGGCGGCGGGGATCCACCTGGTCGGGCAGCTCCCGCCTGGCGTGGACGCGGGCGAGGC